The following are encoded together in the Desulfovibrio desulfuricans DSM 642 genome:
- the cbiR gene encoding cobamide remodeling phosphodiesterase CbiR: MSRDSGDQTLQPDTPHLRPARFAGRLAAPSFVLPAGVAENARFLAGKVDEVGLCFFEAQSCLNYGPQDLPPDLETLPLRWHVHLPVDLPWPASKSTAAYPARAAARLAHAVLGKAAFLQPRCAVLHPPQGSPQVQRRLLAGFANHWKNCCDIPLLLENVAHSDITCLGQEFLQDHGLGLCLDVGHLLGYGQKNLLVSTLPEQATMAHWSAPGDGDRHLPLTAFTPGQAQTAAALMQRIPDSAVHMVEIFNWDRLAASLPVLEALAQPHSGR; encoded by the coding sequence ATGTCCCGAGATTCAGGCGACCAGACGCTCCAGCCAGACACGCCGCATCTGCGGCCCGCACGCTTTGCAGGCCGTCTGGCCGCTCCGTCCTTTGTGCTGCCCGCCGGAGTGGCGGAAAACGCGCGCTTTCTGGCTGGCAAGGTGGACGAGGTAGGTCTGTGTTTTTTTGAAGCCCAGTCCTGCCTGAACTACGGGCCGCAGGACTTGCCGCCCGATCTGGAAACCCTGCCCCTGCGCTGGCATGTACATCTGCCCGTTGACCTGCCCTGGCCCGCCAGCAAGAGTACTGCCGCCTATCCTGCCCGCGCTGCCGCCCGCCTGGCCCATGCCGTGCTTGGCAAGGCGGCTTTTCTTCAGCCGCGCTGCGCCGTGCTGCACCCGCCCCAGGGATCGCCGCAAGTGCAACGCCGCCTGCTGGCAGGTTTTGCGAATCACTGGAAAAACTGCTGCGATATTCCGCTGTTGCTGGAAAACGTTGCCCACAGTGATATTACCTGCCTTGGACAGGAATTTCTTCAGGATCACGGACTGGGCCTGTGTCTGGACGTAGGGCACCTCCTGGGCTATGGTCAAAAAAACCTGTTGGTTTCGACCCTGCCAGAGCAGGCGACCATGGCGCACTGGAGCGCCCCCGGCGATGGCGACCGGCATCTGCCCCTCACGGCTTTTACGCCCGGGCAGGCGCAGACCGCTGCCGCCCTCATGCAGCGCATCCCCGATTCGGCAGTGCACATGGTCGAGATATTCAACTGGGATCGTTTGGCCGCATCCCTACCGGTGCTGGAGGCGCTTGCGCAACCGCATTCCGGCAGATGA
- a CDS encoding 2-amino-3,7-dideoxy-D-threo-hept-6-ulosonate synthase: MYLGKKIRLERIINRANGRTIIVPMDHGVTIGAVEGLVDMRDTVNDMATGGADAVLMHKGLVRCGHRNAGSDIGLIIHLSASTALSPLGNTKTLVATVEEAIKHGADCVSVHVNLGDPNERLMLADLGRVAESCDNWGIPLLAMMYARGPQIQNGYAKDVVAHCARVGVELGADIVKVPYTGDAESFSEVVAACCVPVVIAGGERMDSTRQILQMVQDSLSAGGAGISVGRNVFQHPNRVALVKALRAIVHDNVSVDQAMEIVGE, encoded by the coding sequence ATGTACCTTGGAAAAAAAATCCGCCTGGAACGTATCATCAACCGCGCAAATGGCCGTACCATCATTGTTCCCATGGACCACGGCGTGACCATCGGCGCGGTTGAAGGCCTGGTGGACATGCGCGACACCGTCAACGACATGGCCACAGGCGGCGCGGACGCTGTTCTCATGCACAAGGGTCTTGTGCGTTGCGGGCACCGTAACGCGGGCAGCGACATCGGCCTTATCATCCACCTTTCGGCCTCCACGGCCCTTTCGCCCCTCGGCAACACCAAAACCCTCGTGGCCACGGTTGAAGAAGCCATCAAGCACGGCGCGGACTGCGTTTCGGTACACGTCAATCTGGGCGACCCCAATGAACGCCTCATGCTGGCCGATCTGGGCCGTGTGGCCGAATCGTGCGACAACTGGGGCATTCCGCTGCTGGCCATGATGTACGCCCGCGGCCCCCAGATCCAGAACGGCTATGCCAAGGACGTGGTGGCACACTGCGCCCGCGTGGGCGTTGAGCTGGGCGCGGACATCGTCAAGGTGCCCTACACCGGCGATGCGGAAAGCTTCTCTGAAGTCGTGGCCGCCTGCTGTGTGCCCGTGGTTATCGCCGGCGGCGAGCGCATGGATTCCACCCGTCAGATACTCCAGATGGTTCAGGATTCGCTGAGTGCTGGCGGCGCGGGCATTTCCGTGGGCCGCAATGTCTTCCAGCATCCCAACCGCGTTGCCCTGGTCAAGGCCCTGCGCGCCATCGTTCACGACAACGTTTCCGTGGATCAGGCCATGGAAATTGTAGGAGAATAA
- a CDS encoding 3-dehydroquinate synthase II family protein → MSRIYFNCVPFDKGDVTLALESGVDGVIVPRQHVEEVSGLSRCPVWAAEDTAMMALSVKADEEAVLERLHKGERVVLARGWEVIPVENLLAQSDSVLAEAATLDEARLAAGILERGVAGIVVSRESVADLKTIVSQCKLAQGHEELQPAVITRVESVGLGHRVCADTLSILRKGQGMLVGNSSAFTFLVHAETERNEYVAARPFRVNAGAVHAYVRLPGDKTTYLGEFKAGQEVLIVDANGETSLATLGRVKIEVRPMLLVEAQVTTEDGVKTGAVFLQNAETIRLTTPGGEPVSVVGLKPGDTVLCRLDEAGRHFGMRIREDIREI, encoded by the coding sequence ATGTCCCGCATCTATTTCAACTGCGTTCCCTTCGACAAGGGCGATGTGACCCTGGCGCTGGAATCCGGCGTGGACGGCGTTATTGTGCCGCGCCAGCATGTGGAAGAAGTTTCCGGTCTTTCGCGCTGCCCTGTGTGGGCTGCCGAAGATACCGCCATGATGGCGCTCAGCGTCAAGGCTGACGAAGAAGCCGTGCTCGAAAGGTTGCATAAGGGCGAGCGTGTGGTTCTGGCTCGCGGCTGGGAGGTAATACCTGTGGAAAACCTTCTGGCCCAGAGCGACAGCGTTCTGGCTGAGGCCGCTACGCTGGACGAGGCCCGCCTTGCCGCAGGAATTTTGGAACGCGGTGTGGCGGGCATTGTTGTATCCAGAGAGTCCGTGGCCGATCTCAAGACCATTGTCAGCCAGTGCAAGCTCGCGCAGGGGCATGAAGAACTGCAGCCCGCCGTGATCACCCGTGTGGAATCCGTGGGCCTCGGGCACCGCGTCTGCGCCGACACGCTCTCCATCCTGCGCAAGGGGCAGGGCATGCTGGTGGGCAATTCCAGCGCCTTTACCTTTCTTGTGCATGCGGAAACCGAGCGCAACGAATATGTGGCCGCCCGCCCCTTCAGGGTCAATGCGGGGGCCGTGCATGCCTACGTGCGCCTGCCCGGCGACAAAACCACCTATCTTGGCGAATTCAAGGCAGGGCAGGAAGTGCTGATCGTGGACGCCAACGGCGAAACCAGCCTTGCCACCCTTGGCAGGGTCAAGATTGAAGTGCGCCCCATGCTGCTGGTTGAAGCCCAGGTTACCACCGAAGACGGCGTTAAAACCGGCGCGGTATTTTTGCAGAATGCCGAAACAATCCGCCTGACCACCCCCGGCGGCGAGCCGGTAAGCGTGGTGGGCCTGAAACCCGGCGATACCGTGCTGTGCCGCCTGGACGAAGCCGGTCGCCATTTTGGCATGCGCATCCGCGAAGACATCCGGGAGATATAA
- a CDS encoding DHH family phosphoesterase, translating into MAGATDHIALLQKWRAGLSKDDRWCILINADPDALASALALKRIMIHKVHNVDIARINEVTRPDNLAMIRYLNIPVRPWQPENADQYTHLAMVDSQPHHSKAFQGLHFDCVIDHHPLPRAANNVTACSLAGPALLRDIRPNMGATSTMMARYLKALRMRPGPRLATALLYGIRTDTAAFERSGGEDDFRAYQWLSRHADNGLLRRILRSEYLREWLPLFSRAFRSLADCRGGGAFASLNEVNSADLLVAVADFFTRVHGLRWIAVSGVVDKTVIVIFRGDGGRDIGRLADACFYDVGEAGGHRNLARAEFPLSAVPEGVKPGDFVLKRIETRKLRRKTTTPDAPSDPAERGAA; encoded by the coding sequence ATGGCTGGCGCCACAGACCACATCGCCCTGCTGCAAAAATGGCGGGCAGGTCTCAGCAAGGACGACCGCTGGTGCATCCTCATCAATGCCGACCCCGATGCCCTGGCATCGGCGCTGGCGCTCAAGCGTATTATGATCCACAAGGTACACAACGTGGACATTGCGCGTATCAATGAGGTGACCCGGCCCGACAACCTGGCCATGATCCGCTACCTGAACATCCCCGTGCGCCCCTGGCAGCCTGAAAATGCCGACCAGTACACCCACCTTGCAATGGTGGATTCCCAGCCGCACCACAGCAAGGCTTTTCAGGGCCTGCACTTTGACTGCGTCATCGACCACCACCCCCTGCCCCGCGCCGCCAACAACGTTACGGCATGCTCACTGGCTGGCCCGGCCTTGCTGCGCGATATCCGCCCCAACATGGGCGCCACCAGCACCATGATGGCCCGCTATCTCAAGGCCCTGCGCATGCGCCCCGGCCCAAGGCTGGCCACAGCCCTGCTGTACGGCATCCGCACAGATACGGCGGCTTTTGAACGCTCTGGCGGCGAAGACGATTTTCGCGCCTATCAGTGGCTTTCACGCCATGCGGACAACGGACTGCTGCGCCGTATTCTGCGCAGCGAATACCTGCGGGAATGGCTGCCGCTGTTTTCGCGCGCATTCCGTTCCCTTGCCGACTGCCGCGGCGGCGGGGCCTTTGCCTCGCTCAACGAGGTCAACAGCGCAGACCTCTTGGTAGCAGTGGCGGACTTTTTCACACGGGTACACGGCCTGCGGTGGATAGCCGTAAGCGGCGTGGTGGACAAAACCGTTATCGTGATCTTCCGCGGTGATGGCGGACGGGACATTGGCCGTCTTGCGGACGCCTGTTTTTACGATGTGGGCGAGGCTGGCGGGCACCGCAATCTGGCCCGCGCGGAGTTTCCCCTCTCGGCAGTGCCCGAAGGGGTCAAACCCGGCGACTTTGTGCTCAAGCGCATTGAAACGCGCAAGCTGCGGCGCAAAACAACAACCCCGGACGCCCCCTCTGATCCCGCAGAGCGTGGCGCAGCCTGA